Sequence from the Drosophila subpulchrella strain 33 F10 #4 breed RU33 chromosome 3R, RU_Dsub_v1.1 Primary Assembly, whole genome shotgun sequence genome:
AAATCCGTCAGGATTTGTCTCCCCCTCACGACACTTCtcgtttattattttattatattatcatATACTAAGCAGCACAAGCAGCATCATCATAATCCAGCCATTTGGGGTTTGGCGGAAAAGGGTTAATTGAGTTGTTTGCCTTTGTTTTATCTGCTTTTCCGCCACTTTGCCTTCCCCTTGACTCTCCTCTAATGAGCTAATGACAACTGCGTGTAATTATTTACCAACGAAAGAACCGGAAAGGTGAACACGTATTTATGCCACAGCATTTTAAGTGGGTTTTGTCCTTTTTTTGGGAGTTCGAAAGCCAGTTCAACTGGTTACTGACCTATTAAGGTTCATTAAGGAAAACTGTCAGGGGCCAGCTAAATTAAGTTGCCAAAAATAATTGAACAGAATTTTCCATCGAATTGAGCAAACATTTTAAGAGCTATAACAtggttttaataaatatcatAAAATACTTTGTCATATAATCGGAACACATCTGGGCAAGCAAGGGATCTGTGCGAGTCCTATAAGAATCTATTCAGCAGCCGAAACTTCAAGCAGTAGCTGCATCCCTAGTTCAGACTTTCAATCCTCTAAACATGATCAAGTTAATCCTTGcccataaaaaaatatataagcaaaacatttttactatgtttttatttaaaaggtGACTTTGCCAAAACGCCTAAAATTATACCTTTTTGATTTTGTAAAGCCACAGATATTTAGCTTTTTAGGGTCTGTTTATAGGAGCCTGCTTCTTAAAATctcttttataaatatctcTTAAGTAGGAAATTTCCGTCTGGATATTTCGGTCAGTCAAGGTTAAGCAAACACATATTCCTTATTCGTGTGCAGCTTAAAGTGCACGTTCTGCAAACATTTCGGAATATCTTGGCTGTTGATTATTAAAGGCTCTAAGTCAACACAATGGTatgctacaactgctaaaaaaaaaagtgaagtatatttaatataaatagcCAAAGGGGTGGTATCAAGGAGCCAGTTATACTCACGCTCACCTTTAAGATATGTTCCATTTTAAAATACTGCTTTTGTTGATGGCTGTTTCGGGGCTGTCCTTTGCTCATATTGTCCAGGATCCCGAAGATGATCCAGATCCTGAAACAGATCCCGAATCAGATCCCGAAACGGAGCCAGAAACGGATCCAGAATCGGAATCAGAAACGGAAACTGAAACGGATCCTGAGAACGAGCCGGAATCTGTGCCCGAATCCGAATCGAAAACCACAACTGTTACACCCCCAACTTCGACCACCCCCAAGGATTGTAATATTTACTACAGGGATTATGAATGGGCTCTCCAGGATTGCGTCTGCCGTTGTTTCCAAAATGGGTGTCTTATGAAAATAGAAAACGATCAGCGAATAAGTGATGGCAAAACTCGTAAGTACCTGAAAATAGTATCTCTATTAAGTGGTTTTTAAATCGTTAAACTGTATTCCAGCACTTGTACCCGTTTCGGAGGATCTTTGTCGAAGCTTTATCAACAAAAAGTGTAGCGTGGGATTCCCCGTGGTCGCTGAATTCCCCATTCCAGCTCCTTGCGGCTGCAATCGATTACCAGGATCAATCGCCACCGAGCGTTTCTACAGCCTGTGCCACCTGCTAAAATACTCATCTGAGAACAAAAAACGTAAGACCAACCCGGTTTAAGCTGAACAGTAATTTTTGTACATATTTCCTATCTTTTTAGCATTCCTTACATACTCTTATTGTTGGCCCATCTAATTggtataaatacaaatataaacaCTCCGCTGATTCTTCTGCATAATTACATTAaagtttcatttatttatgagGAGATGGTATTTTTAATACACTTGggagatatttatttttagggAGAGAtggtattttttgttttatatttgatttatatttttaactttgtttaataaataaaatttttagtcTACCACCGACTAAATATAAACtgttaaataaatttgaataGAGTTTTATCAAATGGCACCCGATTAAATACAACTTATAAACTGAAACTTTTTTGTagcaaatttaaaaaaaaaaaaggtaaatgtaaataaaacttattgaAGGTCTAGAATCATATGTTTCATAATGTGTATTTATTAAACATTCCACAATAAAGGAGAAAGTTGCGTGGGGATATGACCGGTCATACTATTAAAAATCATATAAAACCACTTTATTCGTTAAGTATGTTCAGTTTTAATAATCCGTATATTTCTTGGATCaatcaaaaatttattttaattatttctgtTGTGGTTataactaaaattaaattaatacaaatttaaacaCTATAGGtatccaaaaatatttttgtattttttttattgaggGAAAAATGTCTTTACCCTACACTCACCTATAAATATCAAGCAAGTactatatattattttatgtgCATATGACTCACAGCCAATATGTGTACTTAATCAGCAGTGATAGCCCAAAATAGAACGCTCAACTGgtcaaataaaacatttccccAACGTTGGAGCTATAAAGAGTGGTTGATCATTGCCAGATGCCACAGTTTCGAGTGTAACACAGTTTCTCCAAGCCGATTGCAATGTTCAATATCAAGATAATCATTCTGGTTGCCCTCGCCATCACCATGGTCCAGAGTTGTTCCATAAACCAACCAGAGGATGAGGTCCAGTGTGGATGTTGCAAGTCCCAATGCTCCTCATGTGGATGCAAATCCTGCGGATGTGGATGCAGGCCCTGTCGTTGTTGCTCCTCATGTGGGTGTGGCTGCCAGGACTAAGTCAAGATTCCAGGTAtggtttattttaaatatgtgtATTCATATCTAAATTAAGGTATCCAAATTTCAGACCAGGATCCCACAGGACACCGCCCTCGAGGAATCATTGTTTCTgaaattatttgttttccttttcattAAAGTGCTGTTACATCCCGAAAAACTTTCATCTTTCTCGCACTTTGTGCGCTCAATTGTGAAGGGAGCCGCGCTACAATGAGCAGACAATCATTTTCATTGCATTGATCACTTTTTTATTCATATCCATTCACTCGTTGGCAAAGTAATTTCTTTGTTCTTTCCGCCACGATTCCTGATTTCCCCAGTTCCGCAATGGGGAACAAAAGGAAAAGTAATCATATCGGGACCCCAGTTCTTGCCCTTTTCCCCCGCTTATATCTTTGTTGCACTTTTCTACGTGAATTGGTTTTTGGTTCCTTTCACCATCTCCTTCAGTATACCATTTCATTTACAGGATTCTGGTATACATAGCCAGGTTGacaaattatgattttaaaatgaaaaatttaagaTTCGTTAACTTATaagaatttttattaaaatttaaatgggttaaaattacACTTTATAACcattataataatatgaaTGTGTTTGAAAATGTGTTTTGTGGGTACAAATTTAGCTCGATATAACTTAACTTACCTATGCCATTAATAGTCAAAGATGTAGCCTCATTGAAATACCTAAGATTGTTATATTATTTCCAGTTGCTATAGCCATTCTCTGTATAGATATAGATGACCCACCTGGTGGCAGGATGTCTCCGCCTAATAACCCTAAAAGCCTTATCGAGTCATTTAGTATGAAAACAAGCAATTAAAATGATGAATATGCAATAAACGTGGATTGTGTATACGGACACACTCGCAACCACTGCCTCCTGAATAAAGGATAGCGTCCTTGCGTCCCATACATTTTATATGCTAATGAGCGGCAcacagaaataaaataaaaagagtcgaATTTTGGGGAATAAATGAAAGGAAAAAGGCGAACATACATTTGCCTAATGAAAATAGCACCATTAAAATGGGAAAAACAACTTTAGATACCGAAATTCGAAACACGGCGAGTTTTGGCAATTAAAAGGATACGAATGGAACAAGCTCCTATCAACTACCCGCTGTGAAAATGAATATGTATGcgttatatgtatatataacaacctttatatatatatatctccATGATCGCCTAGCAAATTAGAGATTAACACGCATGTGTCGTCCTTTTTTGGGCAGTCCTCTGACTTTTGGTTCATTGACCGCCGCTGCGGCAATAAAAGTAAATGACTCTGAAAACTTGGCGGCCAGTTTTATAACTTAACGAATTAGAGCAATTTGAGAAGACTATAAAAACGTCGGGAAAACCGCAGAGGTATGTTGAAAATTTTACCGAAATTTCCAGTGGCGCGTGCCGACCCAGGTAAACTTGGCCCAGAACTGAGGGGGTGTGTTTAATAGGCCACGACGGACCTTAGAACTCTAGTATCGTATCAGTGGAAAATTAAGTGCATTTCGAGGACTCAAAAATGGTATGGGGGCAGGGGATAGACACACCCGTGCCGGGTCATAATTGCAGTGCATCATCCAGCTATGCAAACATATTAATTAATTCGAGGCCTATGCGCCTGTCAGTTTTCTGTTTTCAGTTCATCTCGGACTTAATCAAGGGGTCAACTCGGCTCCCGGGGGTCAACAACTTAATTATAGTGCACTGCCCAGTGTGTTATGCATTTCCAGGTCcaatttattatttgtttctcCAATTGTTTCGAAACCCGCCCCGCCCACCGCTAATTTGATAATTGCAATTGCGTGTGTGCATTTGCGGTTGGCGGCGGCTCGTTGGCCATTCTGATGGGTTAATTGGCCTTTAATTAGTTGCAAATTCGCCGCGGGCCGGACAAATGCCGCCCAATAGTGTCGACACAATGttcgaattatatttacaACTGTATCGAGCCGGCCTAATATATTATGATTATGATTTGCATTAGTTGGGCGGAAAGAGTTGCTAACCGGAAATGCCCCCAAATTAGCCGCCTCAAACACTGGTAACCCGCATAAAAGTGGTCGAGTGACAATGGGCTAAACAAAATTGATTGATGAGGCAGCCGGAAAATGTAGCTAACACTTTGACAGATTGCCAGGAGATAACTGCTGGATTGAAAAGGGATCCTTATTGAGATATCAGTCGAATGGCACGAGTCGTACAAATATTGTGACAGTAAAGGGGTCACAAATGATACGAATGTAAATGCGAGCAGCTTATTGACATTAATGTAACAATTGTCAAAGGATTTATTAACAGCCCCGAAGGGGATGGTGCCGCATTCGCCAGGAGTGGTGGTGGTGCCATCGCAAAGTGCTATCAATCATTTGATTGATATTAATGAGCTAAAATTTGCATTATTCCGATGAGGATCACATGTTCCAGTCGACAGTGTTGACTTTTAGCAAAATGTTTGCATAAATTTCAGGCGTAATTAAGTTTGCCCGAGCACGATTTTCCATTAGCATTcg
This genomic interval carries:
- the LOC119563123 gene encoding keratin-associated protein 5-10: MFNIKIIILVALAITMVQSCSINQPEDEVQCGCCKSQCSSCGCKSCGCGCRPCRCCSSCGCGCQD
- the LOC119551604 gene encoding salivary glue protein Sgs-5-like, yielding MAVSGLSFAHIVQDPEDDPDPETDPESDPETEPETDPESESETETETDPENEPESVPESESKTTTVTPPTSTTPKDCNIYYRDYEWALQDCVCRCFQNGCLMKIENDQRISDGKTPLVPVSEDLCRSFINKKCSVGFPVVAEFPIPAPCGCNRLPGSIATERFYSLCHLLKYSSENKKPFLTYSYCWPI